A stretch of the Cumulibacter soli genome encodes the following:
- a CDS encoding TetR/AcrR family transcriptional regulator, which translates to MASGTTRMTGAQRRTQLVDIARKVFAERGFDGTSIEEIASRAHVSKPVVYEHFGGKEGLYAVVVDREMSLLMSRFESALADGHPRYLLERAAFVLLDYIENETDGFKVLTRDTPPTGRSGTFSSLINDVASRVEHILDRAFKARGYETKLAGLYSQALVGMVAATGQWWLEERKPKKEIVAAHLVNLAWNGLAHLDTSPTVRRKR; encoded by the coding sequence ATGGCTTCCGGTACCACGCGGATGACGGGTGCGCAGCGCCGCACTCAACTTGTCGACATCGCCCGGAAGGTATTCGCCGAACGCGGATTCGACGGGACATCCATTGAGGAGATCGCCTCGCGGGCGCACGTGAGCAAACCCGTTGTATATGAGCATTTCGGCGGTAAGGAAGGTCTGTACGCGGTCGTCGTCGACCGGGAGATGAGTCTGCTGATGAGCAGATTCGAAAGTGCGCTGGCGGACGGACATCCCCGTTATTTGCTTGAGCGCGCCGCATTCGTGCTGCTGGACTACATCGAGAACGAGACAGACGGATTCAAGGTGCTCACCCGCGACACCCCGCCGACGGGTCGCAGCGGCACGTTCTCCAGCCTGATCAACGACGTCGCCAGCCGCGTCGAACACATCCTGGATCGCGCCTTCAAAGCCCGAGGTTACGAAACCAAATTGGCTGGGCTGTATTCGCAGGCTCTGGTGGGAATGGTGGCCGCCACCGGGCAGTGGTGGCTCGAGGAGCGCAAACCGAAGAAAGAGATCGTCGCGGCGCACCTGGTGAACCTCGCGTGGAACGGGCTGGCACACCTCGATACCTCCCCAACGGTTCGGCGCAAGCGGTAG
- a CDS encoding ribose-phosphate diphosphokinase has translation MSSIEKPSQKSLMLFSGRAYPALADEIAANLGVTVTGTSSYSFANGELYARSEESARGADVFVIQSHTTPINDWLMEQLILVDALKRASAKRITVVSPFFPYARQDKKSRGREPITARLVADMYTAAGADRIISVDLHTAQIQGFFNGPVDHLFATPILTEYIRNKYAGEPITVVSPDSGRVRLSERWSEYLGGTPLAFIHKTRDVTQPNQTVANRVVGDVAGRLCVLIDDMIDTGGTICKAADALMSEGAKDVIIATTHGILSDPAAQRLADAPVSEVILTNTLPIPAEKMLDKMTVLSIAPLVARAIKEIFEDGSVTSLFDGDA, from the coding sequence ATGAGCAGCATTGAGAAACCGAGCCAGAAGAGCCTGATGCTCTTTTCCGGTCGCGCGTACCCCGCGCTCGCCGACGAGATCGCGGCAAATCTTGGAGTGACGGTCACCGGAACGTCGTCGTACTCGTTTGCCAACGGCGAGCTATACGCGCGTTCGGAGGAGTCGGCCCGCGGCGCGGACGTGTTCGTCATCCAGTCGCACACGACCCCGATCAATGACTGGCTCATGGAGCAACTCATCCTGGTCGACGCGCTCAAACGCGCTTCTGCCAAGCGCATCACCGTTGTTTCGCCGTTCTTCCCGTATGCGCGCCAGGATAAGAAAAGCCGCGGACGTGAGCCGATTACCGCGCGACTCGTCGCCGATATGTACACCGCTGCCGGAGCTGACCGAATCATCTCGGTCGATCTGCACACGGCGCAGATCCAGGGGTTCTTCAACGGCCCGGTGGATCACCTGTTCGCTACGCCGATCCTGACCGAATACATCCGCAACAAGTACGCCGGTGAGCCGATCACCGTCGTCTCTCCGGATTCCGGCCGCGTGCGGCTGTCAGAGCGCTGGTCGGAATACCTGGGCGGGACCCCGCTGGCGTTCATCCACAAGACGCGCGATGTCACCCAGCCCAATCAGACAGTCGCCAATCGTGTCGTGGGCGATGTCGCGGGTCGGCTGTGCGTACTGATCGACGACATGATCGACACCGGCGGCACGATCTGTAAGGCCGCAGACGCCCTGATGAGCGAAGGCGCCAAGGACGTCATCATTGCCACGACTCACGGCATCCTGTCTGATCCCGCCGCGCAGCGGCTCGCAGACGCCCCCGTCAGCGAAGTCATCCTCACCAACACGCTCCCCATTCCCGCCGAGAAGATGCTGGACAAGATGACGGTGCTGTCAATCGCGCCGCTAGTTGCGCGCGCGATCAAGGAGATCTTCGAGGACGGATCGGTGACCAGCCTGTTCGACGGCGACGCGTAA
- the glmU gene encoding bifunctional UDP-N-acetylglucosamine diphosphorylase/glucosamine-1-phosphate N-acetyltransferase GlmU → MSSAPTAVIVLAAGQGTRMKSSKPKVLHAIGGRSLLGHVLAAAAPLKAQQTVVVVGAGRELVRSHLEEIQPAAQACVQEEQLGSGHATRIGLEALTDVRGTVLVLNGDAPLLTADTLDAFAAHHATAGNAMTILSARVPEPRGLGRILRSGAAVTAIVEEKDADEQQRQITEVNAGVYAFDAAQLSAVISRLSRDNAQGEEYLTEAVSLLRADGAQVGAYVTESYEETLGCNDRIELAARGRQLNDRICAHWMREGVTIVDPQSTWIDADVELEQDVTILPGTHLVGATKIQQGATVGPDTTLKDCEIGPDATVVRTHGELAVIGANANVGPFAYLRPNTTLGERGKIGTFVETKNAQIGSESKVPHLTYVGDAVIGVDTNIGASSVFVNYDGVAKSQTTIGDHCRLGSDNMYVAPVSVGDGAYSGAGTVIRKAVPPGALAVSGGPQRNLLGWVVNNRAGTAAAEAAIAAGAPDTDAQQKDS, encoded by the coding sequence ATGAGTAGTGCACCCACGGCCGTGATTGTCCTGGCGGCCGGTCAAGGCACCAGGATGAAATCCTCGAAACCGAAGGTGCTGCACGCGATCGGCGGTCGGAGCCTTCTGGGCCATGTATTGGCCGCTGCCGCGCCGCTCAAGGCGCAGCAGACCGTGGTTGTCGTCGGCGCTGGACGCGAGCTGGTTCGCAGTCACCTCGAGGAAATTCAACCGGCCGCGCAAGCCTGTGTCCAGGAAGAGCAACTCGGGTCCGGACACGCGACGCGTATCGGGCTTGAGGCGCTGACCGACGTTCGCGGCACGGTGCTCGTGCTCAACGGCGACGCACCGCTGCTGACCGCAGACACGCTCGATGCATTCGCGGCACACCACGCCACGGCCGGCAACGCGATGACGATTCTCTCCGCGCGGGTGCCCGAACCGCGGGGGCTTGGCCGGATTCTGCGATCCGGCGCAGCGGTCACCGCAATCGTGGAGGAGAAGGACGCCGACGAGCAGCAGCGACAAATCACCGAGGTCAACGCTGGTGTTTACGCATTCGATGCGGCTCAACTGAGCGCCGTGATCTCGCGTTTGTCGCGGGACAATGCGCAGGGCGAGGAGTACCTCACCGAAGCCGTCAGCCTGTTGCGGGCCGACGGTGCCCAGGTCGGGGCGTACGTGACTGAGTCCTACGAGGAGACGCTCGGTTGCAATGACCGCATCGAACTCGCCGCGCGTGGGCGCCAACTCAACGACCGCATCTGTGCCCACTGGATGCGTGAGGGTGTGACGATCGTCGATCCGCAGAGCACCTGGATCGATGCGGACGTCGAACTTGAGCAAGACGTCACTATTCTGCCCGGCACACATCTGGTCGGTGCGACAAAGATCCAGCAGGGCGCCACCGTCGGACCTGATACCACGCTCAAGGACTGTGAGATCGGCCCGGACGCGACCGTTGTGCGGACCCACGGGGAACTCGCCGTGATCGGTGCGAACGCGAACGTTGGCCCTTTCGCATACTTGCGGCCAAACACCACGCTCGGCGAGCGCGGCAAGATCGGCACGTTCGTAGAAACGAAGAATGCCCAGATTGGCTCCGAATCGAAAGTGCCCCACCTGACGTACGTCGGTGACGCGGTAATCGGTGTCGACACCAACATCGGCGCTTCCAGCGTGTTCGTGAACTACGACGGCGTCGCGAAATCGCAGACCACGATCGGAGACCATTGCCGATTGGGCTCGGACAATATGTATGTCGCGCCGGTGAGTGTCGGCGACGGCGCGTACAGCGGTGCGGGCACGGTGATTCGCAAGGCAGTGCCGCCCGGGGCGTTGGCCGTTTCGGGGGGACCTCAACGTAACCTGCTCGGCTGGGTGGTGAACAATCGTGCGGGGACAGCGGCGGCCGAGGCGGCCATCGCGGCGGGTGCCCCGGACACCGACGCACAGCAGAAAGACTCTTGA
- the rsmA gene encoding 16S rRNA (adenine(1518)-N(6)/adenine(1519)-N(6))-dimethyltransferase RsmA produces the protein MTSPRLLGPAAVRELAEHLGVRPTKTLGQNFVHDGNTVRRIVAAAGLREGERILEVGPGLGSLTLGMLDAGHPVTAIEIDPRLAEALPATVRMLQPDNAEALTVLTADALRVTELPDPQPTALVANLPYNVSVPVLLHLLETLGSIERALVMVQAEVAERLAASPGSKTYGSPSVKAAWYADVRLAMSVSRQIFWPVPNVDSALVSLVRHDAPIDDAPREDVFAVIDAAFAQRRKMLRSALAGIFGSSGAAADALQSAGIDPTLRGETLGVADFVAIARQMPARD, from the coding sequence ATGACTAGTCCTCGGCTGCTGGGCCCTGCCGCTGTACGTGAACTCGCCGAGCACCTCGGCGTACGCCCCACCAAAACGCTGGGGCAGAACTTCGTGCACGACGGCAACACGGTACGGCGCATCGTCGCTGCCGCGGGCCTGCGCGAGGGGGAGCGGATCCTGGAGGTCGGTCCCGGTCTAGGCTCACTCACCCTCGGGATGCTCGATGCTGGGCATCCGGTGACCGCGATCGAGATCGACCCACGGCTCGCCGAAGCGTTACCGGCGACAGTGCGAATGCTGCAGCCGGACAACGCCGAAGCATTGACGGTGCTGACGGCGGACGCGTTGCGGGTCACTGAGTTGCCCGATCCGCAGCCGACGGCATTGGTGGCGAACCTGCCGTACAACGTCTCGGTGCCCGTGCTGCTGCACCTGCTTGAGACGCTCGGGTCGATCGAGCGAGCCCTAGTCATGGTGCAAGCGGAGGTCGCTGAGCGGCTCGCCGCCTCGCCTGGCTCTAAGACGTACGGTTCACCCTCGGTGAAAGCGGCCTGGTACGCCGACGTACGGCTGGCGATGAGTGTCAGTCGACAGATCTTCTGGCCGGTGCCCAACGTCGATTCGGCGCTGGTCTCCCTGGTGCGGCACGACGCGCCCATCGACGATGCACCACGCGAGGACGTGTTCGCGGTGATCGACGCCGCGTTCGCGCAGCGCCGGAAGATGCTGCGCTCCGCGCTCGCTGGGATCTTCGGCAGCTCCGGCGCTGCTGCTGATGCGCTGCAAAGTGCAGGGATCGACCCGACGTTGCGGGGTGAAACCCTCGGCGTGGCAGACTTCGTAGCGATAGCGCGCCAGATGCCGGCGCGCGACTAG
- a CDS encoding NAD(P)H-dependent flavin oxidoreductase → MIKTKFTEVFGVEAPIVQGGMQWVGVAELVAGVANAGGLGLITALTQPTPEALEKEILRTRELTDKPFGVNLTILPAINPPPYAEYRDAIISSGIKIVETAGFNPVDHLPDFKANDVKVLHKCTAVRHAVKAQSIGVDGISIDGFECAGHPGEDDIPGLVLIPAAADKIDIPMIASGGFGDARGLVAALALGADGINMGTRFMATAEAQIHQNVKQALVDGDERSTNLMFRELRNTARVAKNSISDEVVGILRGGGQFEDVKELVAGVRGRKVYENGDLDAGIWSAGIVQGIINDIPTCAELISRIVNEAEDIISNKLSAYVAK, encoded by the coding sequence GTGATCAAGACAAAGTTCACTGAGGTATTCGGTGTCGAGGCACCGATCGTGCAGGGCGGTATGCAGTGGGTCGGCGTAGCCGAACTCGTCGCGGGTGTCGCGAACGCGGGTGGCCTAGGGCTCATCACCGCATTGACGCAGCCGACGCCGGAGGCACTGGAGAAGGAAATCCTGCGCACGCGCGAGCTCACCGACAAGCCGTTCGGCGTCAACCTGACCATCCTGCCGGCGATCAACCCGCCGCCGTACGCCGAGTACCGCGACGCGATCATCAGCTCGGGCATCAAGATCGTGGAGACCGCGGGGTTCAACCCGGTCGATCACCTGCCCGACTTCAAGGCCAACGACGTCAAGGTGCTGCACAAGTGCACCGCCGTTCGTCACGCGGTTAAGGCGCAGAGCATCGGCGTGGACGGCATCTCGATCGACGGCTTCGAGTGCGCCGGGCACCCCGGCGAGGACGACATCCCCGGCCTGGTGCTGATTCCCGCAGCGGCCGACAAGATCGACATCCCGATGATCGCCTCCGGCGGCTTCGGCGATGCCCGCGGTCTCGTTGCGGCCCTCGCGCTTGGCGCCGACGGCATCAACATGGGTACCCGTTTCATGGCGACGGCTGAGGCGCAGATCCACCAGAACGTCAAGCAGGCCCTGGTGGACGGCGATGAGCGTTCGACGAACCTGATGTTCCGCGAGCTGCGCAACACTGCGCGCGTGGCTAAGAACTCGATCTCGGACGAAGTCGTCGGCATCCTGCGTGGCGGCGGTCAGTTCGAGGACGTCAAGGAACTCGTTGCCGGCGTCCGTGGCCGCAAGGTCTACGAGAACGGCGATCTGGACGCGGGCATTTGGTCCGCCGGCATCGTGCAGGGAATCATCAACGACATCCCGACCTGCGCCGAGCTCATCTCGCGCATTGTTAACGAGGCCGAAGACATCATCAGCAACAAGCTCTCGGCGTACGTCGCGAAGTAG
- a CDS encoding acyl-CoA desaturase — protein MTSSTAPVKPRKSESALISGAATGEGGARPVIGRRKGVGEQVLLYIFVIAPLLALFAAVPLAAAGGWLSWTDVILTAIFYVIGVLGITVGYHRHFTHGSFKAKQPLRIAMAIAGSTAIQGSVIQWVADHRRHHAYSDRDGDPHSPWRFGTSAGALVKGLWWAHMGWLFDPEKTNRERFTPDLLKDKHLRFISNTFGLWAVISLGLPALLGGLISQSWHGALTAFFWAGLVRVGLLHHVTWSINSICHAVGERPFSSRDMSSNYWPLAILSMGESWHNLHHADPTAARHGVMKGQIDISARVIWIFEKFGWAYNVKWPSPERIEAKLANA, from the coding sequence ATGACGAGTTCCACGGCCCCCGTCAAGCCGCGTAAGTCCGAATCTGCGCTGATCTCCGGTGCAGCCACTGGTGAAGGCGGGGCAAGGCCCGTCATAGGCCGCCGCAAGGGCGTCGGCGAACAGGTGCTGCTGTACATATTCGTGATCGCGCCGCTGCTGGCCTTGTTCGCCGCAGTGCCGCTGGCCGCGGCCGGTGGCTGGCTGAGCTGGACCGATGTGATTCTCACCGCGATCTTTTATGTCATCGGCGTACTCGGCATCACGGTCGGCTATCACCGTCACTTCACCCATGGGTCGTTCAAAGCCAAGCAACCGCTGCGGATCGCGATGGCCATCGCCGGTTCGACCGCGATTCAAGGATCGGTGATCCAGTGGGTCGCCGACCATCGTCGGCACCATGCATACAGCGATCGAGACGGCGATCCGCATTCGCCGTGGCGATTCGGCACGAGCGCTGGGGCGTTGGTTAAAGGACTGTGGTGGGCACACATGGGTTGGTTGTTCGACCCGGAGAAGACGAATCGGGAGCGCTTTACGCCGGATCTGCTCAAGGACAAGCACCTCCGGTTCATCAGCAACACGTTTGGTTTGTGGGCAGTGATCAGCCTTGGACTGCCGGCGCTGCTCGGCGGCCTCATCTCGCAGAGTTGGCATGGTGCGCTCACCGCGTTCTTCTGGGCAGGACTGGTGCGCGTGGGGCTGTTGCACCACGTCACTTGGAGCATCAACTCGATCTGCCATGCGGTCGGTGAGCGGCCGTTCTCCTCGCGCGATATGTCCTCCAACTACTGGCCGCTGGCGATCCTGTCGATGGGTGAGTCGTGGCACAACCTGCATCACGCCGACCCGACCGCGGCCCGTCATGGCGTGATGAAAGGTCAGATCGACATCTCGGCCCGCGTCATTTGGATTTTCGAAAAGTTCGGGTGGGCGTATAACGTCAAGTGGCCCTCCCCCGAGCGGATCGAGGCAAAGCTCGCGAACGCCTAG
- a CDS encoding 4-(cytidine 5'-diphospho)-2-C-methyl-D-erythritol kinase: MTAPVQSDDVVIARAPAKINLHLGIGSTRADGFHELATVFCALSLADEVVAVEAEELSIVTTGEGAEQVSDDATNLAWRAAAALAERAGIKAEVALAVRKQIPVAAGLAGGSADAAATLVACDALWQTGADREDLVEIAATLGSDVVFSLTGGLALGTGRGELLSPVLAAGRWHWVLAVAEDGLSTGDVYAELDRLRGEGGAGTSLELPDQLLNALRARDLSAVGAALHNDMEPAAYSLMPSLRRTKAAGLEEGAQAAVLCGSGPTMAFLADGEDDAVELATRLSAQGVCRTVRTAHGPVTGARIIG; encoded by the coding sequence ATGACAGCGCCGGTGCAAAGCGACGACGTAGTAATCGCCAGGGCACCGGCAAAGATCAACCTCCACCTCGGCATTGGATCGACGCGCGCGGACGGTTTCCACGAACTCGCGACGGTTTTCTGCGCGTTATCGCTCGCTGACGAGGTGGTCGCGGTTGAGGCCGAGGAACTGAGCATCGTCACTACGGGCGAGGGTGCCGAACAGGTGTCCGACGATGCGACCAATCTGGCGTGGCGCGCCGCTGCGGCGCTCGCGGAACGTGCCGGAATCAAAGCTGAAGTCGCGCTGGCCGTACGCAAACAGATTCCGGTTGCGGCGGGGCTTGCCGGTGGTAGCGCCGATGCGGCGGCCACTTTGGTCGCTTGTGACGCGTTGTGGCAGACCGGCGCCGACCGAGAGGACCTCGTAGAGATTGCAGCCACGCTGGGCAGCGATGTGGTGTTCTCGCTAACGGGGGGACTCGCGCTTGGTACCGGGCGCGGCGAGTTGCTGTCTCCGGTGCTGGCGGCCGGACGGTGGCATTGGGTGCTCGCAGTCGCCGAGGACGGCCTTTCGACCGGTGACGTGTACGCCGAACTTGACCGGCTCCGCGGTGAGGGTGGTGCTGGTACCAGCCTGGAGCTGCCGGATCAGTTGCTGAACGCGCTGCGGGCACGAGACCTGAGCGCGGTCGGAGCGGCGCTGCACAATGACATGGAGCCTGCGGCCTACAGTCTGATGCCGTCGCTACGGCGTACGAAGGCTGCGGGGCTCGAAGAAGGTGCGCAGGCCGCCGTACTGTGCGGCAGTGGCCCCACAATGGCGTTCCTGGCCGATGGTGAGGACGACGCCGTGGAGCTCGCCACGCGACTGAGCGCGCAGGGAGTGTGCCGCACCGTCCGTACGGCGCACGGCCCGGTCACCGGAGCCCGCATCATCGGCTAG
- a CDS encoding HNH endonuclease signature motif containing protein, which produces MSVTSDAGRSGFGRKGALDPLRFVPADARAAAAEGATGPLAVASAFSVEIADALRQLQVGLDALLAIGERGDFQALDVECLLKLAGEFEAHRACSVLFDNRVIEAAREDPSFTVITGEKRVARGLARALRIGVGEANARERRAQQLLPRDGFSQGELPPKLPRLADAIRDGEVTVGQVDEIGAAMRRIDSNTDVDASLREQAEETLVSYVGALPPADLRSVGEKLDEVLLPDGRSPDSKVTDARRGLRVGRQRYDGTYAISGYLNPAVKAQLDAVLSPLSAPRGSSDGMRDDRTADQRRHDALGDVLRRVLDFNGVPASGGTPATVHITVDMDAILAALGVTGEQAETRGECAPDDAGRWGVDGARRRAGGRYVGRVAGGDRITLEDLTRLAGEALLVPVWASNTRGVVAYGRERRIATRNQTNALIARDGGCSYPGCDAPPDWTQRHHVTEWWRGGRTDLDNLTLVCGHHHREFETNGWAVRMIRGLPWWIPPPWVDPEQKPIINARIRIPSMEDIAESARVVRAASAELADPDDDGDGLDPPEELIGLLAEHVADPLRRDHFHRELADLLDSYSASRELGSNVQGAGAGAGSAA; this is translated from the coding sequence ATGAGTGTGACTAGCGACGCCGGCAGGTCGGGATTCGGTCGCAAAGGCGCACTCGATCCGCTGCGATTCGTTCCTGCGGATGCCCGAGCGGCGGCGGCCGAGGGTGCGACTGGCCCGCTAGCGGTCGCCTCGGCCTTCTCGGTGGAGATCGCCGACGCACTGAGGCAGCTTCAGGTGGGCCTGGATGCATTGCTGGCAATCGGCGAGCGCGGCGACTTTCAGGCTCTGGATGTCGAGTGTTTGTTGAAACTCGCCGGCGAATTTGAGGCTCATCGCGCTTGCAGCGTTCTGTTCGACAACCGGGTGATCGAGGCGGCGCGCGAGGATCCGTCGTTCACGGTCATCACCGGCGAGAAGCGGGTCGCTCGTGGTCTTGCGCGCGCCCTGCGGATCGGTGTTGGCGAAGCGAATGCGCGGGAGCGTCGCGCGCAACAGTTGTTGCCGCGCGATGGCTTCAGCCAGGGCGAGCTGCCGCCGAAATTACCGCGGTTGGCCGACGCGATTCGAGATGGTGAAGTCACCGTTGGGCAAGTCGATGAGATCGGCGCCGCGATGCGTCGTATCGATAGCAACACCGACGTCGACGCGTCGCTGCGAGAGCAGGCCGAGGAGACACTCGTTTCGTACGTCGGTGCGCTTCCTCCGGCCGATCTGAGGTCGGTGGGCGAGAAACTTGATGAGGTGCTGCTGCCAGACGGGCGTAGTCCAGACTCCAAAGTGACCGATGCTCGCCGCGGCCTGCGGGTCGGGCGGCAGCGGTACGACGGCACCTACGCGATCAGTGGGTATTTGAATCCGGCGGTAAAGGCTCAACTAGATGCGGTGCTTTCACCGCTGAGCGCGCCCCGAGGGTCCAGCGATGGCATGCGCGACGACCGCACGGCAGATCAGCGTCGGCACGACGCCCTGGGTGACGTGCTGCGGCGGGTGCTGGATTTCAACGGTGTGCCTGCCAGCGGCGGAACACCCGCCACCGTGCACATCACAGTGGATATGGACGCGATTCTCGCTGCGCTCGGCGTTACTGGCGAGCAGGCGGAGACGCGCGGCGAATGTGCGCCGGACGACGCAGGTCGCTGGGGTGTTGACGGCGCCCGCCGACGCGCCGGGGGACGGTACGTCGGACGAGTCGCCGGCGGCGACCGGATCACACTCGAGGACCTCACGCGTCTGGCGGGTGAGGCACTGCTGGTCCCGGTATGGGCCAGTAACACCCGTGGGGTCGTTGCCTACGGTCGTGAACGTCGCATCGCGACGAGGAATCAGACGAACGCCTTGATCGCCCGTGATGGTGGGTGCTCCTACCCGGGTTGCGATGCGCCGCCGGATTGGACGCAACGACACCACGTCACTGAATGGTGGCGTGGCGGGCGGACCGACCTCGACAATCTGACCCTCGTCTGCGGGCACCATCATCGCGAGTTCGAGACCAACGGTTGGGCTGTGCGGATGATCCGCGGATTACCGTGGTGGATTCCGCCGCCGTGGGTTGATCCGGAGCAAAAGCCGATCATCAACGCCCGAATACGAATACCGAGCATGGAGGACATCGCGGAATCGGCGCGCGTTGTTCGTGCGGCATCCGCCGAGTTGGCGGATCCCGATGACGATGGGGATGGGTTGGATCCGCCCGAGGAGTTGATTGGGCTGCTGGCCGAGCATGTCGCAGACCCGCTCCGCCGCGACCACTTCCACCGGGAACTTGCCGATCTCCTCGATAGCTACTCAGCAAGCCGCGAACTTGGCAGCAATGTGCAGGGCGCCGGGGCCGGCGCGGGGAGTGCGGCGTGA
- a CDS encoding resuscitation-promoting factor: protein MGRHSAPTKRELRAAAAAAKKAAAAETRAADQAASAANQAVEPQAVDVTESTAVSMTSVSTTDVEVSDEVVETPASDLQASGEPVGVSDGRVATATTDIEPSGEPGDMSDEVVGMPASDVQAPGEPVAPAADAVAPGEPEVAAEPETVTVAAATSHPKSAAVKPARLPRAPLGVQVRRPHTSNSRMARYAAVGIGAAVLGATVGFVNLSKHVDVVIDGKQQSVTTYAADVEGVLTDAGVHPGPNDAVTPSLDSKVTDGGTVSLVKSRDVSVVIDGETTVKSVTAYTTQEAVEQLGLADQDVVSSRSQRLPLTGATIEVATYDDVSVAVDGDRTAVSTAADDVEGALADAGVTLGEHDTVSPGLDEKVTAGMNIKVTRVDQQQVTETRTIAHKKVEKDNPDEYIGIDEVVTDGADGTEKVTFLVSTVDGEQTSKTEESSEVTKEPVDEVTSTGTKEFPAEVNALNWEALGYCESTNNPKAVNQQNHMYFGEYQFSEQTWAGVGGTGNPADAPAEEQLARAKILFMQYGASQWECGSHLYD, encoded by the coding sequence ATGGGACGGCATTCCGCCCCCACTAAGCGCGAACTGCGCGCTGCCGCGGCAGCGGCGAAAAAGGCTGCGGCCGCTGAGACGCGAGCCGCAGATCAGGCCGCGAGTGCGGCCAACCAAGCAGTTGAACCACAGGCCGTCGACGTCACTGAGTCGACCGCAGTCTCGATGACCTCAGTGTCGACGACCGATGTCGAGGTGTCCGACGAGGTTGTGGAGACGCCTGCGAGCGATCTCCAGGCGTCCGGCGAGCCAGTAGGCGTGTCCGACGGCCGGGTCGCGACAGCTACGACCGATATCGAGCCGTCCGGCGAGCCAGGTGACATGTCCGACGAGGTTGTCGGTATGCCGGCGAGTGATGTCCAGGCGCCTGGCGAGCCGGTAGCGCCTGCTGCGGACGCGGTCGCGCCCGGCGAGCCTGAGGTAGCGGCGGAGCCCGAAACGGTCACCGTGGCTGCTGCGACCTCACATCCCAAGAGCGCCGCGGTCAAGCCGGCGCGTCTGCCTCGCGCGCCGCTCGGCGTACAAGTACGCCGACCGCATACGTCCAACTCGAGGATGGCCCGGTACGCGGCCGTCGGGATCGGCGCCGCCGTACTCGGCGCCACGGTCGGTTTCGTCAACTTGAGCAAGCACGTCGACGTGGTGATTGACGGCAAGCAGCAGAGTGTCACGACGTACGCCGCCGATGTCGAAGGTGTGCTCACCGACGCCGGGGTCCATCCGGGCCCGAACGACGCCGTCACGCCGTCGCTGGACTCGAAGGTGACCGACGGCGGCACCGTCTCGCTGGTCAAGAGCCGCGACGTTTCGGTTGTGATCGACGGCGAGACGACCGTCAAGAGCGTCACGGCGTACACGACGCAGGAGGCCGTCGAACAACTCGGCTTGGCCGACCAGGATGTCGTGTCCTCGCGCTCGCAGCGGCTGCCGTTGACCGGTGCAACGATCGAAGTCGCGACGTACGACGATGTCTCAGTCGCCGTAGACGGCGACCGCACCGCCGTCTCCACCGCAGCCGACGATGTCGAGGGGGCGTTGGCTGACGCGGGTGTCACGCTCGGCGAGCACGACACGGTCAGCCCCGGGCTCGATGAGAAGGTGACCGCCGGGATGAACATCAAGGTCACCCGAGTCGATCAGCAGCAAGTCACCGAGACGCGCACGATCGCGCACAAGAAGGTCGAGAAGGACAACCCCGACGAGTACATCGGGATCGACGAGGTCGTCACCGATGGTGCGGACGGCACCGAGAAGGTGACCTTCCTGGTCTCGACGGTCGACGGTGAACAGACCTCGAAGACTGAGGAGTCGAGCGAAGTCACCAAGGAACCCGTCGATGAGGTGACGTCGACAGGCACCAAGGAATTTCCCGCCGAGGTGAACGCCCTCAACTGGGAGGCGCTCGGCTACTGCGAATCGACGAATAACCCGAAGGCTGTGAACCAGCAGAACCACATGTACTTCGGCGAGTACCAGTTCTCGGAGCAGACCTGGGCGGGAGTCGGCGGCACCGGTAACCCGGCCGACGCGCCGGCCGAGGAGCAACTGGCCCGAGCGAAGATACTGTTCATGCAGTATGGCGCCAGCCAGTGGGAGTGCGGCTCGCACCTTTATGACTAG